A stretch of the Coprobacillus cateniformis genome encodes the following:
- a CDS encoding sugar O-acetyltransferase: MSEKEKMLDGHLYQPYSSELYKDREFCQGMLYEYNRLSPLHRDERDLILKKLLKCKGKLCIEQPFHCSYGYNIEIGLNFYSDINLTILDKAKVSIGDNVILGPNVQIYTAAHPYNEVQRIKGLEYAKPVTIYDNVWIGGNVTILPGVKINQGAIIGAGSVVTHDIPPYVIAAGNPCEVIRSITQEDVHKKW; this comes from the coding sequence ATGAGCGAAAAAGAAAAGATGCTTGATGGGCATCTCTATCAACCTTATAGTAGTGAACTCTATAAAGATAGAGAGTTTTGTCAAGGTATGTTATATGAATATAATCGTTTAAGTCCTTTACATAGAGATGAAAGAGATTTGATTCTTAAGAAACTCTTAAAATGTAAAGGAAAATTATGTATTGAGCAGCCTTTTCATTGTAGTTATGGATATAATATTGAAATTGGTTTGAATTTCTATAGTGATATCAATCTAACAATATTAGATAAGGCAAAAGTATCTATAGGTGATAATGTTATACTAGGACCTAATGTGCAGATTTATACTGCTGCTCATCCATATAATGAAGTTCAAAGAATAAAAGGTTTAGAATATGCAAAACCAGTCACTATTTATGATAATGTGTGGATTGGTGGAAATGTGACCATTTTACCAGGAGTTAAAATTAATCAAGGTGCGATTATAGGGGCTGGGAGTGTTGTGACCCATGATATTCCTCCTTATGTTATTGCAGCTGGTAACCCTTGTGAAGTGATTAGATCTATTACACAGGAAGATGTACATAAAAAATGGTAA
- a CDS encoding tRNA (cytidine(34)-2'-O)-methyltransferase, whose translation MNHIVLVHPAIPQNTGNIMRTCVATHSKLHIIKPMGFSLDDKHMKRAGLDYIKDLEMEIYENWEEFVTQNPGDYHFFTRYSKLCYTDQNYVSDQDQYILFGHEHDGIPHHILKDHLDECVRIPMDGNVRSLNLSNCVAIGIYEVLRQQNYPKLSKVEVQKGADFIYEE comes from the coding sequence ATGAATCATATCGTATTAGTCCATCCAGCAATTCCACAGAATACTGGAAATATCATGAGAACATGTGTAGCAACACACTCAAAATTACATATTATTAAACCAATGGGCTTTTCATTAGATGATAAACATATGAAAAGAGCAGGATTAGATTATATTAAAGATTTAGAAATGGAAATCTATGAAAACTGGGAAGAATTTGTAACACAAAATCCAGGTGATTATCATTTCTTTACACGTTATTCTAAACTTTGTTATACAGATCAAAATTATGTATCAGATCAAGATCAATATATTTTATTTGGACATGAACATGATGGTATTCCACATCATATTTTAAAAGATCATTTAGATGAATGTGTTCGTATTCCAATGGATGGGAATGTTAGAAGCCTCAATTTATCTAACTGCGTGGCTATTGGTATATATGAGGTTTTACGTCAGCAAAATTATCCAAAATTATCAAAAGTAGAGGTTCAAAAAGGTGCAGACTTTATTTACGAAGAGTAG
- a CDS encoding PTS sugar transporter subunit IIB: MDDFYRKENIEVFKKWVYFQVLNDPRLTLEEYDERTYKIFYQQKVARLVIWPIGIVEEAIKEDEKLLFYLHYQFSNFHFAKDLFYRMIDKLTEDNQVKEKKILLCCTGGMTTGFFAEKMNTFCELNKLPYIIKASPAYHLDDVYHDYDIILVAPQLRYKVIQLAQQYKPIIVKSINPITFATYDCQALLDQIEECYQSEVKV; this comes from the coding sequence ATGGATGATTTCTATCGTAAAGAGAATATAGAAGTATTTAAGAAATGGGTATATTTTCAAGTCCTTAATGATCCTCGTTTAACACTTGAAGAATACGATGAAAGAACATATAAAATCTTTTATCAGCAAAAGGTAGCAAGGCTTGTGATATGGCCAATTGGTATTGTTGAAGAAGCTATCAAGGAAGATGAGAAATTATTGTTTTATTTACATTATCAATTTTCTAATTTTCATTTTGCTAAAGACTTATTTTATAGAATGATTGATAAACTTACTGAAGATAATCAAGTTAAGGAAAAGAAGATATTACTTTGTTGTACAGGGGGAATGACAACAGGATTTTTTGCTGAGAAAATGAATACATTTTGTGAATTGAATAAATTGCCTTATATTATTAAAGCATCACCAGCATATCATTTAGATGATGTTTATCATGACTATGATATCATTTTAGTTGCTCCACAACTACGTTATAAAGTGATTCAATTGGCACAACAATACAAGCCTATTATTGTGAAAAGTATTAATCCAATCACTTTTGCAACTTATGATTGTCAGGCATTGTTAGACCAAATAGAAGAGTGTTATCAAAGTGAGGTGAAAGTATGA
- a CDS encoding sugar kinase produces MGETLLRYSTHKGHRFSELDFQVHIGGSETNIAVSLAQYGFDTTLLTKLPNHALGDAVISYLKKYDVDTTQILRNDMRIGSYFLENGSGNRTSQVIYDRKYSAMTSFCLDDIDMEDLFKDIDIFVVSGITVALNETVRQAVLKMLEYCRGNNKCVVYDSNYRAKMWTIEEAGQAFKQILPYVTILSAGHLDAQNFLGLTSSKETFEKQLADYYQQIKKMYPNIQYITCTKRDILSTSVNDLTGYLYDNCLHISQTYHIDDIVDRVGGGDAYLSGVLYGLLNQKDIDYSLEFGCCASVLKHTIHGDANTFHIAEIESFMEAGTSRINR; encoded by the coding sequence ATGGGAGAAACTTTACTGCGATATTCAACACATAAAGGACATCGCTTTAGTGAACTTGATTTCCAAGTTCATATTGGTGGAAGTGAAACAAATATTGCTGTAAGTTTAGCACAGTATGGCTTTGATACAACATTATTAACCAAATTACCGAATCATGCATTAGGAGATGCAGTCATTTCATATTTAAAAAAGTATGATGTTGATACAACACAGATTTTAAGAAATGATATGAGAATTGGCAGTTACTTTTTAGAAAATGGCAGTGGCAATCGTACAAGTCAGGTCATTTATGATCGTAAGTATAGTGCCATGACATCATTTTGTTTGGATGACATTGATATGGAAGACCTTTTTAAGGATATTGATATTTTTGTTGTATCTGGTATAACAGTAGCATTAAATGAGACAGTTCGTCAGGCTGTGCTGAAAATGCTTGAATATTGCCGAGGAAATAATAAATGTGTCGTTTATGACAGTAATTATCGTGCCAAAATGTGGACAATTGAGGAAGCTGGACAAGCTTTCAAACAAATCTTACCTTATGTGACTATTTTATCAGCAGGACATTTAGATGCACAAAATTTTCTTGGATTAACAAGTTCTAAAGAGACTTTTGAAAAACAATTAGCGGATTATTACCAACAAATAAAAAAGATGTATCCAAATATTCAATATATCACATGTACAAAAAGAGATATCCTTTCAACAAGTGTGAATGATTTAACAGGTTATTTATATGATAATTGTTTACATATTTCTCAAACTTATCATATTGATGACATTGTTGATCGTGTAGGTGGAGGAGATGCTTATCTTTCAGGGGTTCTTTATGGATTATTGAATCAGAAAGATATTGATTATAGTTTGGAATTTGGATGTTGTGCTTCAGTATTAAAACATACAATTCATGGCGATGCCAATACGTTTCATATTGCTGAAATTGAATCATTTATGGAAGCAGGAACATCAAGAATTAACAGATAA
- the chbG gene encoding chitin disaccharide deacetylase, which yields MIKKLIMNADDFGMTQGNSIGILMAHAQGILTSTTCMMNMPYAEFALKEAKKFPKLGVGIHFVLTVGRPLVEGAKSYTDKDGNFIRPKDYPDKQPHADPEELYVEWKAQMEKYIEVAGHKPTHIDSHHHVHLLPWHVEVAKRLAKEYDLPMRQREQVLDTYEYARCDDRMYGDDANYDFVTKAYSVDDEILEFMCHPAYVDQRLYDMTSYCLPRMKELELILSPELKQFVVDHNIELINFSDIKKMAE from the coding sequence ATGATTAAAAAGCTCATTATGAATGCTGATGATTTTGGAATGACTCAAGGAAATTCAATTGGAATTTTAATGGCTCATGCGCAAGGTATTTTAACTTCTACAACATGTATGATGAATATGCCCTATGCTGAGTTTGCACTAAAGGAAGCTAAAAAATTTCCTAAATTAGGCGTAGGAATACACTTTGTATTAACTGTTGGTAGACCTTTAGTAGAAGGTGCTAAGTCTTATACTGATAAAGATGGTAACTTCATTAGACCTAAAGACTATCCAGACAAACAACCACATGCTGATCCTGAAGAACTTTATGTAGAATGGAAAGCTCAAATGGAAAAATACATCGAAGTCGCAGGACATAAACCAACTCACATTGATTCTCATCACCATGTTCATTTATTACCATGGCATGTAGAAGTCGCAAAAAGACTTGCAAAAGAGTATGATTTACCAATGCGTCAAAGAGAACAAGTCTTAGATACTTATGAATATGCACGTTGTGATGATCGTATGTATGGAGATGATGCTAATTATGACTTTGTAACAAAAGCATATAGTGTAGATGATGAAATATTAGAATTCATGTGTCACCCAGCATATGTTGATCAAAGACTTTATGATATGACTAGTTATTGTTTACCTCGTATGAAAGAACTGGAATTAATTCTTTCACCTGAATTAAAACAATTTGTAGTTGATCATAATATTGAATTAATTAATTTCTCAGATATCAAAAAAATGGCCGAATAG
- the aroE gene encoding shikimate dehydrogenase: protein MELVLMTYDDYPIIKSFYQDKDVMKMITGDVLSEQEMKEKWEIITSWNHDLKYGYYLGFDQDLLVGVGCLKPYYHGVEVGYMIYPRYWRQGYGKQICYELMKIVETMTVQRIVAYIDPLNIPSKKILESYGFQSIYQKGDEELLEKKKNRITGYTGLYGIVANPIRHSFSPMMHNTAFQTLGIDDVYLAFEVAENQLSDYITSVKTLNIKGFNVSMPYKLKIMDYLDDLTTEAKLCQAVNTVKNVNGKLIGHISDGKGFVMACEERGWHIQNEKIVVLGAGGAACAIIVEMALQGAKEIVVYNRSEKPFIEELNQKLNCDIHLKSLSNKDELKQDLKDAYLLVQTTNVGMSPNVDQCLIDESYLSHQLKVADIIYKPAQTKLLKMAERLGLEYMNGEGMILYQGAVSFEFWTGQKMPIKEVKIALGME, encoded by the coding sequence GTGGAACTTGTACTTATGACTTATGATGATTATCCAATTATCAAATCTTTTTATCAAGATAAAGATGTTATGAAGATGATTACAGGAGATGTTTTGAGTGAACAGGAAATGAAAGAAAAATGGGAAATAATCACTTCATGGAACCATGATCTCAAATATGGATATTATTTAGGCTTTGATCAAGATCTTTTAGTAGGTGTTGGATGTTTAAAACCATATTATCATGGTGTTGAAGTTGGATATATGATTTATCCAAGATATTGGCGTCAAGGGTATGGGAAGCAGATTTGTTATGAGCTGATGAAGATTGTAGAGACAATGACAGTTCAAAGAATAGTTGCTTATATTGATCCGCTAAATATACCATCTAAAAAGATATTAGAGTCATATGGATTTCAAAGTATATATCAAAAAGGGGATGAGGAGCTTTTGGAAAAGAAGAAAAATAGGATTACAGGATATACAGGTTTATATGGGATTGTTGCGAATCCAATCAGACATTCATTTTCACCAATGATGCATAATACAGCATTTCAAACATTAGGAATAGATGATGTTTACTTAGCATTTGAAGTTGCAGAAAATCAGCTATCTGATTATATAACCAGTGTCAAAACATTAAATATCAAAGGATTTAATGTTTCTATGCCATATAAATTAAAAATTATGGATTATTTAGATGATTTGACAACTGAGGCAAAACTTTGTCAGGCAGTTAATACAGTCAAAAATGTGAATGGAAAATTAATTGGACATATCAGTGATGGAAAAGGATTTGTCATGGCATGTGAAGAAAGAGGATGGCATATTCAAAATGAAAAGATTGTTGTCTTAGGGGCAGGTGGGGCTGCTTGTGCAATCATTGTAGAGATGGCGTTACAAGGTGCAAAAGAGATTGTTGTTTATAATCGTAGTGAGAAACCTTTTATAGAGGAGCTTAATCAAAAGTTAAATTGTGACATTCATTTAAAATCTTTGAGTAATAAAGATGAGTTAAAACAGGATTTAAAGGATGCCTATTTATTAGTTCAAACAACAAATGTTGGGATGAGTCCAAATGTTGATCAGTGCTTGATTGATGAATCGTATTTGTCTCATCAATTAAAAGTAGCAGATATCATTTATAAGCCAGCTCAAACGAAACTATTAAAAATGGCAGAAAGATTGGGGCTAGAGTATATGAATGGTGAAGGAATGATTTTATATCAAGGGGCTGTATCTTTTGAATTTTGGACTGGGCAAAAAATGCCTATTAAGGAAGTAAAAATTGCATTAGGAATGGAGTGA
- a CDS encoding HAD family hydrolase encodes MRPELVIFDVDGLMLDTEARWQQAWQEVGLKHGISDLGYTTFLRCVGRNGKEVERIVVEDLNSSQQAEMILEEARIYGRQLLAERIDPKPGIYELLELLDHLQIPKAVATATNRDLTIERLTRLNLLHHFDYMLCGDEVTHRKPNPEIYQKVIQHFGVESHKALVLEDSTVGVEAAYRAHIPCIMIPDLIGAQALQQQQTIAILSSLHEVIELFE; translated from the coding sequence ATGCGTCCAGAACTTGTTATTTTTGATGTTGATGGCTTAATGTTAGATACTGAAGCAAGGTGGCAACAAGCTTGGCAGGAAGTTGGTTTAAAACATGGGATTAGTGATTTAGGGTATACAACTTTTTTAAGATGTGTTGGAAGAAACGGTAAAGAAGTTGAGAGAATTGTTGTTGAGGATTTGAATAGTTCTCAACAAGCAGAAATGATTTTGGAAGAAGCTCGTATTTATGGTAGACAATTATTGGCAGAAAGAATTGATCCAAAGCCAGGGATCTATGAATTATTAGAACTTTTAGATCATCTTCAAATTCCTAAAGCAGTCGCAACTGCAACCAATAGAGACTTAACAATAGAAAGATTAACGAGACTGAACTTGCTTCATCACTTTGATTATATGCTATGTGGTGATGAAGTGACTCACAGAAAACCAAATCCAGAAATATATCAAAAAGTGATTCAACACTTTGGTGTTGAAAGTCATAAGGCCCTGGTTTTAGAAGATTCAACTGTAGGGGTAGAAGCGGCTTATCGTGCTCATATACCTTGTATTATGATTCCGGATTTAATTGGCGCACAAGCTCTTCAACAACAACAGACTATAGCTATTTTATCTTCTTTACATGAGGTTATTGAATTATTTGAATAA
- the ascB gene encoding 6-phospho-beta-glucosidase gives MGFPKDFLWGGAIAANQAEGAYLEDGKGLTTVDMIPHGEKRMFVKLGDMYPVEEIPGENYPSHEAIDFYHHYKEDIALFAEMGFKTFRTSIAWARIFPNGDESKPNEAGIAFYTDMFKECQKYGIEPLVTLCHFDVPMGLVRKYDSWKSREMIDCFTKYAKVCFERFDGLVKYWLTFNEINILLHSPFSGAGISFQPGENREQVKYQAAHHELVASALATKIAHEINPNNKVGCMLAGGQFYPYSCDPNDVWLAMNKDRENLMFIDVQARGYYPSYSQRVFKEKDIHLDIHDGDLEILKQYPVDFISFSYYQSRCASANPKMGMTDGNVVKSVKNPYLQTSDWGWQIDPLGLRITLNALYDRYQKPLFIVENGLGAKDEIAEDGSINDDYRIDYLREHIKAMKDAIEDGVDLMGYTTWGCIDLVAASTGEMSKRYGFIFVDKDDQGQGTLERRKKKSFDWYKKVIESNGEKLSF, from the coding sequence ATGGGATTTCCTAAAGATTTTTTATGGGGTGGAGCGATTGCAGCCAATCAGGCCGAAGGTGCTTATCTTGAAGATGGCAAAGGTTTAACAACTGTTGATATGATTCCTCATGGTGAAAAGAGAATGTTTGTAAAACTGGGAGATATGTATCCAGTTGAAGAAATACCTGGTGAAAATTATCCGAGTCATGAAGCGATTGACTTCTACCATCATTATAAAGAAGATATTGCTTTATTTGCTGAAATGGGATTTAAAACATTCAGAACATCTATTGCATGGGCAAGAATATTTCCAAATGGTGATGAATCAAAGCCTAATGAAGCAGGAATTGCTTTTTATACTGACATGTTTAAAGAATGTCAAAAGTATGGTATTGAACCGTTAGTTACATTATGTCATTTTGATGTCCCAATGGGTTTAGTTAGAAAATATGATTCATGGAAAAGTCGTGAAATGATTGACTGTTTTACGAAATATGCGAAAGTCTGTTTCGAAAGATTCGATGGATTAGTCAAATATTGGTTAACATTTAATGAAATTAATATTTTATTACATTCACCTTTTTCAGGGGCGGGAATTAGTTTTCAGCCAGGTGAAAATCGTGAACAAGTCAAATATCAAGCTGCTCACCATGAATTAGTAGCAAGTGCTTTGGCTACAAAAATAGCACATGAAATCAATCCAAATAATAAAGTGGGATGTATGTTAGCAGGTGGACAATTCTATCCATATAGTTGTGATCCTAATGATGTTTGGTTAGCAATGAATAAGGATAGAGAAAACCTAATGTTTATAGATGTTCAAGCAAGAGGATATTATCCAAGTTATTCACAAAGAGTATTCAAGGAAAAAGATATTCATTTGGATATTCATGATGGTGATTTAGAAATTTTAAAACAATATCCTGTAGATTTTATTTCATTTAGTTATTATCAGTCACGTTGTGCCAGTGCAAATCCAAAAATGGGAATGACAGATGGGAATGTTGTCAAGTCTGTTAAAAATCCTTACTTACAAACATCTGATTGGGGATGGCAAATTGATCCTTTAGGACTAAGAATTACTTTAAATGCTTTATATGATCGTTATCAAAAACCATTGTTTATTGTTGAAAATGGATTGGGTGCTAAAGATGAAATTGCAGAGGATGGTTCAATCAATGATGATTATCGTATTGATTATTTAAGAGAACATATCAAAGCAATGAAAGATGCGATTGAAGATGGTGTCGATTTGATGGGTTATACAACCTGGGGATGTATTGATTTGGTGGCAGCGAGTACAGGTGAAATGAGTAAGCGCTATGGTTTTATTTTTGTTGATAAAGATGATCAAGGACAAGGAACATTGGAAAGAAGAAAGAAAAAATCTTTTGACTGGTATAAAAAAGTTATTGAAAGCAATGGAGAAAAACTCTCATTTTAA
- a CDS encoding TIGR01906 family membrane protein, translated as MQTLFTKSRKRDIVLALFLTVFIICLAVIITVFFKQLYYFDIDYLKIAESTGLSREVIQKNYDVLIQYQSIFYQGSLNLPDFVMSNTGRIHFEEVKRVFEMIQITFVVTGIISAVMIYLNVKQKEYRFLPLTSFFSVAIPSVLGFFVALDFDKAFVIFHNIVFRNDYWIFDYTTDPVITILPESFFMHCFMMIIVIVIMISVLCYVLYKKKRNQILAG; from the coding sequence GTGCAGACTTTATTTACGAAGAGTAGAAAGAGGGATATTGTCTTAGCGCTTTTCTTAACAGTCTTTATCATCTGTTTAGCTGTCATTATAACTGTTTTTTTTAAACAGTTATATTATTTTGATATTGATTATTTAAAGATTGCAGAATCAACTGGTCTTTCTCGAGAAGTTATTCAAAAAAATTATGATGTTCTTATTCAGTATCAAAGTATTTTCTATCAGGGGAGTTTAAATTTGCCAGACTTTGTGATGTCAAATACAGGGAGAATTCATTTTGAAGAAGTCAAAAGAGTTTTTGAAATGATACAAATCACTTTTGTTGTTACAGGAATTATATCAGCAGTCATGATTTATTTGAATGTGAAGCAAAAAGAATATCGTTTCTTACCATTAACATCATTCTTTTCTGTTGCTATTCCATCCGTATTAGGATTTTTTGTTGCATTAGATTTTGATAAAGCATTTGTTATTTTTCACAACATTGTCTTTAGAAATGATTATTGGATTTTTGATTATACAACTGATCCAGTGATTACAATTTTACCTGAATCATTCTTTATGCATTGTTTCATGATGATCATTGTGATTGTTATTATGATAAGTGTTCTTTGTTATGTACTGTATAAAAAGAAGAGAAATCAAATACTCGCAGGATAA
- a CDS encoding XTP/dITP diphosphatase: MKEIVIASTNQGKIKEIKAMLNEIGIEVRSIQDVFEKEIDIEETGQTFQENALIKAQTICDMINKPTLADDSGLEVDALNGAPGIYSARFMGHDTSYDIKNQYIIDAVKGKERGARFVCAMALCIPHEDPILIEEYFYGEIYDHIEGENGFGYDPIFYVPELHKTSAALTLAEKNQYSHRAKALRKLYQILKGKP; this comes from the coding sequence ATGAAAGAAATTGTTATAGCATCTACCAATCAAGGGAAAATCAAGGAAATAAAAGCAATGTTGAATGAAATTGGTATTGAAGTTCGTTCAATTCAAGATGTTTTTGAAAAAGAAATAGATATTGAAGAAACTGGTCAAACATTTCAAGAGAACGCTTTGATTAAAGCACAAACAATTTGTGATATGATTAATAAACCAACATTAGCAGATGATTCAGGTTTAGAAGTTGATGCCTTAAATGGAGCGCCTGGTATTTATTCAGCAAGATTTATGGGACATGATACAAGTTATGATATAAAGAATCAATATATTATAGATGCTGTCAAAGGTAAAGAAAGAGGTGCTCGATTTGTATGTGCAATGGCTTTATGTATACCTCATGAAGATCCTATCTTAATTGAAGAATATTTTTATGGTGAGATATATGATCATATAGAAGGAGAAAATGGATTTGGGTATGATCCTATTTTCTATGTACCTGAGTTACATAAAACATCTGCCGCATTAACATTAGCAGAAAAAAATCAATATTCACATCGTGCAAAAGCTTTAAGAAAACTATATCAAATATTAAAAGGCAAACCATAA
- a CDS encoding bifunctional 4-hydroxy-2-oxoglutarate aldolase/2-dehydro-3-deoxy-phosphogluconate aldolase encodes MKKSETIMELKKQGVVAVVRGHSLSEGIEISKACIKGGLKAIEMAYTNTSASEIIKQLCEIYKEDQEVCIGAGTVLDAPTARMAILAGAKYIVSPSFDKETAILCNRYGIPYIPGCMTIKEIVTAMEAGSEIIKLFPGSAFGPGYIGAIRSPLPQVSLMVTGGVNLDNVQDWFKAGVDAIGVGGELNKLGAQGKFDEVTEIASQYVSRTREAK; translated from the coding sequence ATGAAAAAATCAGAAACAATTATGGAATTAAAAAAACAAGGTGTTGTTGCTGTGGTTAGAGGTCACAGTTTATCAGAAGGAATTGAAATTTCTAAAGCTTGTATTAAAGGTGGATTAAAAGCTATTGAAATGGCTTATACAAATACCAGTGCTTCTGAAATTATCAAACAGCTTTGTGAAATCTATAAAGAAGATCAGGAAGTGTGTATTGGAGCTGGGACTGTTTTAGATGCACCAACAGCCAGAATGGCTATTCTTGCAGGTGCAAAATATATCGTTTCTCCTTCGTTTGATAAAGAGACAGCTATTCTTTGTAATCGTTATGGTATTCCGTATATTCCTGGATGTATGACAATTAAAGAAATTGTCACAGCAATGGAAGCAGGTAGTGAAATCATTAAATTATTCCCTGGCAGTGCCTTTGGACCTGGATATATAGGGGCTATTCGCTCTCCTTTGCCACAAGTTTCTTTAATGGTGACTGGTGGTGTCAATTTAGACAATGTTCAGGATTGGTTTAAGGCTGGTGTTGATGCAATTGGTGTTGGTGGCGAATTAAATAAATTGGGGGCTCAAGGAAAGTTTGATGAAGTCACTGAAATAGCAAGTCAGTATGTTAGTCGTACAAGAGAGGCGAAATAA
- the ilvD gene encoding dihydroxy-acid dehydratase, which translates to MKSQELRKIAPELDPLRIGTGWKVEELEKMQIFIGSTYGDSHPGSVHLNELVGYVEESLQAVNAKGAKYYTTDICDGEAQGHDGINYSLCSREMMTNMIEIQYCATPFDGCVFLSSCDKAVPAHLKAIARLNAPAIMIPGGVMNAGPDLLTLEQIGKYSAQYQRGEITLDEFNYYKHNACPSCGACSFIGTATTMQIMAEALGLALPGSSLLPATSEALKDVAKNIGEHMKFLVEKDIKPSDILTKDAFENAIMVHAAIAGSTNALLHLPAIAHEAGIELTGDDFDRIHRKIPYILNLRPSGFYPAQYYYYAGGTPAIMEAIKEHLHLDVMTVTGKTLGENLKELKCNGYYEKCYAFLKDIHVKREDIIYPITQPLNEEGAIAILKGNLAPEGAVVKHSAVPREMHEVVLSARVFDCEEDAIDAILKHYIHPGEAVFIRYEGPKGSGMPEMFYTTEAISSDPKLSASIALLTDGRFSGASKGPAIGHISPEAASGGPIALVEDGDLIEISVKNRSLNIVGIHGKRTPLDLIDKILKERKTKWQPKTPKYQKGVLALYTEHAVSPMKGGYMK; encoded by the coding sequence TTGAAAAGCCAGGAATTAAGAAAGATAGCACCTGAATTAGATCCATTAAGAATTGGAACAGGTTGGAAAGTAGAAGAATTAGAAAAAATGCAAATTTTTATTGGAAGTACCTATGGGGATTCTCACCCAGGAAGTGTGCATCTTAATGAATTGGTAGGGTATGTTGAAGAAAGTCTTCAAGCAGTCAATGCCAAAGGTGCAAAATATTATACAACCGATATTTGTGATGGAGAAGCTCAAGGTCATGATGGGATTAATTATTCATTATGTTCAAGAGAAATGATGACCAATATGATTGAAATTCAGTATTGTGCGACACCATTTGATGGCTGTGTCTTTTTATCAAGTTGTGATAAAGCTGTACCCGCTCATTTAAAAGCAATTGCGAGATTGAATGCACCAGCTATTATGATTCCTGGTGGTGTCATGAATGCAGGACCAGATTTATTAACATTAGAACAGATTGGTAAATATTCTGCTCAATATCAGCGTGGTGAGATTACTTTAGATGAGTTTAATTATTATAAACACAATGCTTGCCCAAGTTGTGGAGCCTGCAGTTTTATTGGGACAGCAACCACAATGCAAATCATGGCTGAAGCACTTGGTTTGGCATTGCCAGGTTCATCTTTACTTCCAGCAACAAGTGAAGCATTAAAAGATGTTGCGAAAAACATCGGTGAGCATATGAAATTCTTGGTTGAAAAAGATATTAAACCTTCTGATATTTTAACAAAAGATGCTTTTGAAAATGCAATTATGGTTCATGCTGCCATTGCTGGATCAACAAATGCATTATTGCATTTGCCAGCAATTGCACATGAAGCAGGAATTGAATTAACAGGTGATGATTTTGATCGAATTCATCGTAAAATTCCATATATACTTAATTTAAGACCGAGTGGTTTCTATCCTGCTCAATATTATTACTATGCAGGAGGAACACCTGCCATCATGGAAGCAATCAAAGAACATTTGCACCTTGATGTGATGACTGTCACTGGAAAAACATTAGGTGAAAACTTAAAAGAGTTAAAATGCAATGGCTATTATGAAAAATGTTATGCTTTCTTAAAAGATATTCATGTGAAAAGAGAAGATATTATTTATCCTATCACACAACCTTTAAATGAAGAAGGTGCAATTGCCATATTAAAAGGAAACTTAGCTCCTGAAGGTGCAGTTGTCAAACATTCTGCAGTTCCTAGAGAAATGCATGAAGTCGTTTTATCAGCTCGTGTGTTTGATTGTGAAGAAGATGCTATTGATGCTATTTTAAAACATTATATTCATCCTGGGGAAGCTGTATTTATTCGTTATGAAGGACCTAAAGGAAGTGGAATGCCTGAAATGTTCTATACAACGGAAGCTATTTCTAGTGATCCTAAATTATCTGCTTCTATTGCTTTATTAACTGATGGACGTTTTTCAGGAGCAAGTAAAGGACCAGCGATTGGACATATATCACCAGAAGCTGCCAGTGGTGGCCCAATTGCACTTGTTGAAGATGGTGATTTGATTGAAATTAGCGTGAAAAATCGTTCTTTAAATATTGTTGGTATTCATGGAAAGAGAACACCATTGGATTTGATTGATAAAATTTTAAAAGAAAGAAAAACCAAATGGCAACCTAAAACACCTAAATATCAAAAAGGTGTATTGGCACTTTATACAGAGCATGCAGTTTCACCAATGAAAGGTGGGTATATGAAATAA